One part of the Lycium ferocissimum isolate CSIRO_LF1 chromosome 8, AGI_CSIRO_Lferr_CH_V1, whole genome shotgun sequence genome encodes these proteins:
- the LOC132066495 gene encoding uncharacterized protein LOC132066495 gives MEFKKGNRGPSSAAFCIRNEEGDLVHAAAKTLSDGSNIVSEAEAIKMGVMYCVEKQLFPLIIETDSMTMKMIINAEWKIPWCISMLMDDITRMMEDQRVTVEHIHREGNRLADILTNFVFDFAGTVQFRNFQELPSQAKKILNLEKIGIPNLRIRTLQDKAPD, from the coding sequence ATGGAGTTTAAAAAAGGAAATCGAGGGCCAAGTTCTGCTGCATTTTGTATCAGAAATGAAGAGGGGGATTTGGTGCATGCAGCTGCTAAAACTCTGAGTGATGGATCAAATATAGTTTCTGAGGCTGAGGCTATTAAAATGGGTGTGATGTACTGTGTGGAAAAGCAACTCTTTCCATTAATCATAGAGACTGATTCCATGACCATGAAGATGATTATCAATGCTGAATGGAAGATCCCTTGGTGCATTTCAATGTTGATGGATGATATCACAAGGATGATGGAAGATCAAAGAGTGACTGTGGAGCATATACACAGAGAAGGAAATAGACTtgcagatattttaactaactttgtttttgattttgcaggtacagTTCAGTTTCGTAATTTTCAAGAATTACCAAGTCAAGCTAAGAAGATtctgaatttggaaaaaataggAATTCCTAACTTGAGAATCAGAACTCTTCAAGACAAAGCACCTGATTAA